One genomic region from Bacteroidia bacterium encodes:
- a CDS encoding SBBP repeat-containing protein, whose protein sequence is MRKLISILFVTTLALNLVAQTVVTPEWVKNYSDRDNMTNIPSAIDANGNIYVTGSVRTVSQNYNFATIKYNQLGDTLWVKKYNGIANNVDEAIAIALDATGNIIVVGKSKNINGNFDIVTIKYDPNGILLFANIYNGTLNGDDIPTDVTIDNSGSIYTVGYSKQTGTYDSYLTIKYLSNGTQSWLKTYNATTTGDNHATGVFWKNNRLFVSGYSFQANGTFAVTTQSYHAGNGVVLWTQNYGSAITMPITPAKIANFSNNIYVSGSVGTATNMNYSLVSYTLNNGNQQWAQTYDGYGLIDLSTSLVSDNSGNVFITGKSLNTGNEYEYHTLKYNSSGSQLWVNKYPIKILGTMVNNKIALDPYNTIYICGEVKAGNSRDMLLYQLNQSGNMQWDETYNGQANGVDGATDMVIDSQGRIFLTGQTYNGVAKFDYTTIKLSQSFVYSPPDLNNEPRQSSFGYIKNKGQLVNTNNVLIPEIKYYVPNTYPSLYFTSTRLSYVFAKTDTSENSPDTLQRIDMTFANCNQLARIFPIDTTDGYTNYFLAQCPQGITNVKGYERLFEPNIYPNIDLHYYSNNSGLKMYFVLKPGANIKDISLLFDGQSHLQVNQNNQLEINSAIGSTTFEQPHAYMVNYGQQIVPVNWQTQWQVSGNKANLIIGNWNGNFPLVIMVDKGHMQFQQSNSDDWSTFYGGAGYDIGTDIITDNVGNAYFCGNTLSSNFPNIIGGFDILINGSLDAFLAKLNPQGKPEWGTFYGGINNDYAYNIAINSLGDIYMVGTTLSGDISLSPAGNSSLNGNNDGYITRFNNGGNTLLFSKYFGGNGGGLYDNYEQVRSIAIDNLDNVYIAGITQSNNSFPIVSKAGAYNQGSTTATELLPDAFIAEFDISNNQIWGTYFGGNGKDDFSHLKIGANNSVYASGSTSSSIKASSNPSNTPCDVPNSPDYFPDCDPGSNAHSQDWSPNKISGYSYAIIVEFDQTGKLAWSTYFGGSSEQSTTSSGPALGPVFLNSIAVNPSNPNIIYMVGGVYSGDTYFPKITSGNSYTQPLIPSGVVNGYIAKFESRELTWSTSFGPTIDGANWTTTTLQKVDCDNANNIYLTGITSGSYSNVLCSPPTNPNIEFPQCNVPNVFFQNSFGGGLSGMGYGDGFISAFNSNNQLVWSTFYGGNEDEISTIGTVDIVNKRFYLTGQTNSTSNFPLFDPMTNNYQQPNKNGYQDAFIARFNISPIIYSIFENTINSYSTLNIYPNPIYNNELLNIKFSSEKISTAQVNIYNSLGAIKLKTIEEVVPNENIFSIDVSKLTQGMYLLQVVLEGKVYSNKFIIK, encoded by the coding sequence ATGAGAAAATTAATATCAATTTTATTCGTAACCACATTAGCATTAAATCTTGTTGCACAAACTGTAGTTACACCGGAATGGGTTAAAAATTATAGCGACAGGGATAATATGACAAATATTCCTTCGGCTATTGATGCAAACGGTAATATTTATGTGACTGGTTCAGTTCGTACTGTTAGCCAGAATTATAATTTTGCTACAATTAAATATAACCAGTTGGGAGATACACTTTGGGTGAAAAAATATAACGGCATAGCAAATAATGTTGATGAAGCAATTGCAATTGCTCTCGATGCAACAGGAAATATTATTGTTGTTGGTAAAAGCAAAAATATTAACGGTAATTTTGATATTGTTACAATAAAATACGACCCTAATGGAATTCTTTTATTTGCGAATATTTATAACGGTACTTTAAATGGTGATGATATACCTACAGACGTAACCATAGATAATTCAGGAAGTATTTATACAGTAGGTTATAGTAAACAAACCGGAACTTATGATTCTTATCTTACAATTAAATATTTATCAAACGGTACTCAATCATGGCTTAAAACATACAACGCAACTACAACAGGAGATAATCATGCAACCGGAGTATTCTGGAAAAATAATCGTCTTTTTGTATCTGGTTATTCTTTTCAGGCAAATGGAACTTTTGCTGTAACTACTCAAAGTTATCATGCTGGTAATGGTGTTGTTTTATGGACTCAAAACTATGGAAGCGCAATCACAATGCCTATTACACCTGCAAAAATTGCAAATTTCAGTAATAACATTTATGTTTCAGGAAGCGTTGGAACTGCTACAAACATGAATTATTCATTAGTGTCGTACACACTTAACAATGGTAATCAGCAATGGGCACAAACTTACGATGGATATGGTCTTATTGATTTAAGCACATCTCTTGTTTCTGATAATTCCGGTAATGTATTTATAACTGGTAAATCGCTTAATACTGGAAACGAATATGAGTACCATACTTTAAAATACAATTCATCAGGTTCTCAGTTATGGGTTAATAAATACCCGATTAAAATTTTAGGAACGATGGTAAATAATAAAATAGCTTTAGACCCATACAACACAATTTATATATGTGGAGAGGTAAAAGCCGGAAATTCCCGTGATATGCTTCTATACCAGTTAAATCAAAGCGGAAATATGCAATGGGACGAAACCTATAATGGACAAGCTAATGGAGTTGACGGTGCTACCGACATGGTAATTGATTCTCAAGGAAGAATATTTCTTACTGGACAAACCTATAATGGAGTTGCTAAATTTGATTATACAACTATTAAACTTTCTCAAAGTTTTGTTTACAGTCCTCCCGACTTAAATAATGAGCCTCGTCAAAGTAGTTTTGGTTATATAAAAAACAAAGGACAATTAGTTAATACAAACAATGTTTTAATCCCGGAAATAAAATACTATGTGCCAAACACATATCCAAGTTTATATTTTACTTCAACAAGATTATCTTATGTTTTTGCGAAAACTGATACGTCAGAAAATTCTCCAGACACCTTACAACGCATTGATATGACTTTTGCAAATTGTAATCAACTTGCACGTATTTTTCCGATTGACACAACCGATGGATATACAAATTATTTTTTAGCGCAGTGCCCACAAGGAATAACTAATGTAAAAGGTTACGAAAGGTTATTTGAACCAAACATTTATCCAAATATTGATTTGCATTATTACAGCAACAATTCAGGTCTAAAAATGTATTTCGTTTTAAAGCCCGGAGCAAATATTAAAGACATCTCATTACTTTTCGATGGTCAAAGCCATTTACAGGTTAACCAAAATAATCAACTTGAAATTAATTCTGCAATTGGAAGTACTACTTTTGAACAACCACATGCTTATATGGTAAACTATGGTCAACAAATTGTTCCAGTAAACTGGCAAACTCAATGGCAAGTTAGTGGGAACAAAGCAAATTTGATTATAGGCAATTGGAATGGCAATTTCCCATTGGTAATTATGGTTGATAAAGGACATATGCAATTCCAACAATCAAATAGTGATGATTGGTCAACATTTTATGGCGGAGCAGGGTATGATATTGGTACTGACATTATTACTGACAATGTCGGAAATGCATATTTTTGTGGAAACACCTTAAGCAGTAATTTTCCTAATATAATAGGTGGTTTTGATATCCTAATTAATGGTTCATTAGATGCATTTTTAGCTAAACTTAATCCTCAAGGGAAACCCGAATGGGGCACTTTTTATGGAGGTATTAACAATGACTATGCTTATAATATTGCTATTAATTCATTAGGAGATATTTATATGGTAGGTACAACTTTAAGTGGAGATATTTCACTTTCTCCAGCTGGAAATAGTTCATTAAACGGAAATAATGATGGTTATATTACTCGGTTCAATAATGGTGGTAATACTTTACTTTTTTCAAAATATTTTGGTGGAAATGGAGGAGGTTTATACGATAATTATGAACAAGTTAGAAGTATTGCTATAGATAATTTAGATAATGTATATATTGCTGGAATTACTCAAAGTAATAACTCTTTCCCAATTGTGAGTAAAGCTGGAGCATATAATCAGGGAAGTACAACAGCGACAGAGTTACTTCCAGACGCATTCATAGCTGAATTTGATATTTCTAATAATCAGATTTGGGGTACATATTTTGGTGGTAATGGTAAAGATGATTTCTCACATTTAAAAATTGGTGCAAATAACAGTGTTTATGCAAGTGGTAGTACTTCAAGTAGTATAAAAGCATCTTCCAATCCTTCTAATACACCATGTGATGTGCCGAATAGTCCTGATTATTTTCCAGATTGTGATCCGGGAAGTAATGCACATTCTCAAGATTGGTCACCAAATAAAATCTCTGGATATTCATATGCAATTATTGTTGAATTTGACCAAACTGGAAAATTAGCATGGTCAACTTATTTTGGCGGATCAAGTGAGCAATCTACAACCAGTTCTGGTCCTGCACTTGGCCCTGTTTTTCTTAATTCAATTGCAGTAAATCCATCGAATCCTAACATTATATATATGGTGGGTGGGGTTTATTCGGGAGATACCTATTTTCCTAAAATAACATCGGGGAATTCATATACACAGCCATTAATACCATCAGGTGTAGTTAATGGTTATATCGCAAAATTTGAATCAAGAGAATTAACTTGGTCAACTTCATTTGGACCTACAATAGATGGTGCAAATTGGACAACAACAACTTTACAAAAAGTAGATTGTGATAATGCAAACAATATATACTTAACAGGAATTACTTCCGGTTCATACTCAAATGTACTATGTTCTCCTCCGACAAATCCTAATATTGAGTTTCCTCAATGTAATGTACCTAATGTTTTTTTTCAAAACAGCTTTGGAGGGGGGTTAAGTGGGATGGGTTATGGAGACGGTTTTATTTCAGCATTTAACTCAAATAATCAACTTGTATGGTCAACATTTTATGGTGGAAACGAGGATGAAATTTCAACAATTGGAACTGTAGACATTGTTAATAAAAGGTTTTATTTAACTGGGCAAACGAATTCCACATCAAACTTTCCACTATTTGATCCAATGACAAATAATTATCAGCAACCAAATAAGAATGGATATCAAGATGCTTTTATTGCTCGATTTAATATTTCACCTATTATTTATTCGATTTTTGAAAATACTATTAATTCCTATAGTACATTAAATATTTATCCAAATCCCATTTATAATAA